TGTGGACCTACAGTATACAACTACTTCCATATAGGAAACGCGAGAACATTCATGGTATTCGATGCTCTCAGAAGATATCTGATCTATAGAGGATACGATGTAACCTTTGTACAGAATTTTACAGATGTAGACGATAAGATCATAAGAAGGGCCAATGAAGAAGGCGTAGCGCCTGAGGAAATCAGCGAACGCTTCATTAAAGAGTATTTCTATGATGCCGGCACCTTGGGAATAGAAAAAGCAGATATTCACCCTAAGGTAACGGAAAATATGGCAGAAATTATAGCCTTTGTTGCAAAGCTGGTGGAGAAGGGCCATGCATACGAGTCCAACGGCGATGTATACTTTGATGTTTCTAAATATGAGGAATATGGAAAACTTTCAAAGCAAAGCCTTGAAGATTTACAAGCGGGTGCTAGAATAGAAATTAATGAGTATAAAAAAAATCCTTTAGATTTTGCTCTTTGGAAGAGTGCAAAAGCAGGTGAACCGAGCTGGGAAAGTCCTTGGGGAAATGGAAGACCGGGCTGGCATATCGAGTGCTCTGCTATGGCAAAAAGATATTTAGGAGAGACCATCGATATTCACGGCGGTGGAGGGGATTTAGTATTCCCCCATCATGAAAATGAAATTGCCCAGAGTGAAGCTTGCTCCGGAAAGAAATTTGCAAACTATTGGCTACATGTAGGATATTTAAACGTGGACAATAAGAAAATGTCAAAATCACTGAACAACTTCTTTACGCCGCGAGAGATCTCGGAAGAGTTTGATTTAGAGAATCTTCGTTTTTTCATGCTTTCCGCTCACTATAGAAATCCGATTAACTTCAGCAGAGACTTATTAGAGGCTGCTAAAAATGGTTTGGACCGACTGTATACAGGTAAAAATAACTTAGAATACCTTTTAGAAAATGCAGCAGAGAGAGAAGTGTCGGAAGAAGAGAAGAATTTTATCCATGGTTTACAGTCTTTTAAAAATCAATTTATAGATGCCGTAGATGACGATTTTAATACGGCTGATGGAATTGCTGTAATTTTTGATTTGGTAAGAGAAATCAATAGTCATATTTCTGAGAAAAATTCAAAAAAAGCGGTGGAGGCGTCCTATGATTTACTGATGGAGTTAACTGGTGTCCTAGGGCTGTTAAAGAGGGAAGCAGAGGATTTAGAGGAAGAGATAGAAAGACTGATTGCGGAGAGACAGCAGGCTAGAAAAGATAAAAACTTTGCACTTTCCGACAAAATTCGAGATGACTTAAAGGAAAAAGGCATTGTATTAGAGGATACGGCGCAAGGTGTTAAATGGCGAAAACTATAGTAAAGGATAAATGATATATGGATGAATTTATAAAGAAAATGCAAGATCATACGAAGGTAAAAAGTGAAGCTGAAGCGAGAATGATGGCGCCTCTGGTGCTGGCATACATTGGTGACGCTCTATATGAAGTGTTTATTAGAAATTACTTAATCAACGAAATGACGGTATCAGTGAATCAGTACCATAAAAGAGCAACCCACTATGTACGGGCTAAGGCCCAATCCCATGTTGTACATGCTCTAGAGTCCGAGTTAAGTGAGCCGGAGTGGACCATAGTGAAAAGAGGAAGAAATCAAAAATCGGCCACCGTACCTAAAAATGCAGATTTGACAGAGTATAAATATGCTACTGGATTCGAAGCACTACTGGGATATTTGTTCTATATAGGGCAGTACGATCGGCTACACTATTTAATGAGCAAAGCTGTTGCATTGATTAATCATGATTTGGGGGATCAAAATGGATAAACGATCAAAGAGTATGATTGTGGTCACGGTTGTCCTTGCCTGCATTCTCATAGTGAAATCCAATATATTGGATCCTGTGGGGCCGTTGGAAGGGGAATTGGAGCTGTACAGACAATATACGCTCCAAACAGCCCCTCTTAGCAGTAATATTTTGAAAAATACAGGACTTCTTACCTATAGAGTTGTAAAGGTGAACAAGACTAGTATGGAAGGAAGCACAGAGATTTTGATTCGATCTGAAGATGAGAAGGAATGGGTTCATCAAACCCTAGAAGGACAGTACACTGGGAAAGTACGAAGCTATCTATTGAACTTTATCCCGGTAAAGGATATTAATTTTAAAGGGGGCGTTACGAAAGATGGAAAGTAAAATGAAGGTCAGCTTGATCACTTATACACCAGAGCCGGAAAAGTTAGTTGCAGGTGCTGCAAAGCTATGCTACTCACCTAGTGGCATTAACGAGCTGATGAGCAATCTGGAAGAAGGTAATGTGGAGAAGTTCATTGCAATGCTAGCGATTATGGGACATGAATCTCCATTTGAACATATTAATTTTACCTTTGGTATCGAAGGTGTATCCAGAAGCTTAACCCATCAATTGGTGCGCCATCGTATAGGCTCGAGCTATTCTCAAAAGAGTCAGCGCTATGTGAATGAAGGCGGCTTTGAATATATCATCCCACCACAGATCGGAGGCATACCAGAAGCCAAGGCACTTTATATTAAGACCATGGAAAATGATCAATTGGCTTACGATGAGCTGACCAATATCTTATTTGAAAAGCATTATAAGGACTACTTAGATAAGGGAAAAAATGAAAAAGCAGCAAAGAGCGCAGCGGAGAAGCAGGCCATTGAAGATGCCAGATATGTTCTGCCCAATAGCTGTGAAACGAAAATTGTTGTAACCATGAATGCCAGGGCTTTATTTAATTTCTTTAGAAAAAGATGCTGCAATCGTGCACAATGGGAAATCAGAGATCTTGCCATAGAAATGATGAAGCTTGTAGTAGATGTTGCACCGAATGTATTTAAAATTGCAGGTCCTGGTTGTGTTACAGGCAAATGTCCAGAAGGCAATATGAGCTGTGGCGAAATGGAAGCTGTGAGAGAAAAATTTAAAAGTATTTCGAACCGATAGAGGGTTCGTGAAGGGAGGAAGATAAAATATGTCTATGGATAATATAGCAGGTAGAAATCCCGTGATGGAAGCGCTAAAATCAGGAAGAGAAATCGATAAAATTTTAATTGCCAAGGGAACAGAAGGGGGTTCTTTAATTAAGATCATTGGAAAAGCCAAGGATCGAGGGATACCAATTCAATACGTGGAGAGACAGAAACTGAATGAAATGTCCAGCTCCGATGTACACCAAGGAATTATTGCCACGGTGGCCGCATACGAATACTGTGAAGTAGAGGATATTCTAGAGAATGCAAAGAGTAAAGGGAGGGATCCTTTCCTATTGATTTTAGATGAGATCATGGATCCTCATAATCTGGGCTCCATGATGAGAACTGCCGATGCCGTTGGTGTAGATGGGATTATCATCCCTAAAAGACGCTCTGTAGGACTCACTTCTACCGTGGCAAAAAGCTCCGCCGGTGCAATTGAATATGTTCCGGTAGCGAAGGTTTCCAACATTGCACAGACCATCGATAAGATTAAGGATATGGGCATATGGGTTGCAGGAGCCGATATGAGCGGTTCGAAGGAACATTACAATATGGACTTAAAAGGACCTTTAGCACTTGTCATCGGCAACGAAGGCGAAGGGATTTCTAGGCTTATTAAAGAAAAATGTGACTTTTTGATAAAACTTCCCATGGTAGGTCAGGTATCTTCATTGAATGCATCGGTAGCTGCCGCTGTTCTGATGTATGAGGTGTTTAGACAACGATCGCATTCGGATATTCAGAAGTAGAGGACAGTGCTTTGAAAGAATATTTGATATTAGATGGCTATAATGTGATTAATTCCTGGCCTGAGCTAGAAAGGCTAATGAGCCAAAGTTTAGAAGTAGCACGAACTGATCTCATTGGTAAAATGGCAGAATATCGGGCATATAAAGGAATTAACGTCATTATTGTATTCGATGCATACCTTGTAAAAGGCAGCAATCGAAGCAATGAGAAGTTACAGGGTGTAGAAATCGTGTTTACAAAAGAAAAAGAAACTGCGGATGCGTACATAGAGCGATTAATTACGCAGCTTTCCAGCAATCGAAATCGAGTATCCGTTGTGACCAACGATTGGGTAGAGCAGCAAATGGTTTTAGGTGGAGGAGCCACCAGAGTTTCTGTTCGGGAAATGGTTTTGGAATTTGATCAAATTAAAAATAAAATTCATAAAAAAATAGAATCCACAAAAAAACAAAAAGAGACATTATCCGACAGAATTGACCCAGCCATCTTAGAAAAACTTGAAAAAATAAGGCGGAAGCTATGAAACACCTTGACTTTACATAATCTGTTCAGTTATAATAAATACATAAAAATGGGGAAGTTTACATAAGAGGTGGAGGAGATATGTTTGAGCGTTGGGATAGCGAAAGATACTGCTGAAAACTATGAAGTGCTAGATGAGGTTATGGTTGAAATTGCAAAAGAAGGTGATCTAGAGGCTTTAGAATATTTAATTAAGAAATATAAAAATTTTGTTAGAGCCAAAGCGAGATCTTACTTTTTAATTGGAGCTGATAGAGAGGATATTGTTCAGGAGGGAATGATCGGCCTATACAAAGCCATTCGTGACTTTAAACCGGACAAACTATCTTCATTTAGGGCCTTTGCTGAACTATGTATTACACGACAAATCATTACCGCCATAAAGACGGCAACGAGACAGAAACATATTCCCTTAAACTCCTACGTATCTTTAAATAAACCAATCTATGATGAAGAATCGGACAGGACGCTACTGGATGTAATCTCTGGACAAAAAGTTACGGACCCAGAAGAGTTGGTGGTTTCTAGAGAAGAACTGGGACATATAGAGGATAAAATTGGAGAAATTTTAAGTGACTTAGAATTAAAAGTTCTAATGCTTTATTTGGAAGGAAGGTCTTATCAGGAAATTGCTGGAGATTTAGAACGACATGTAAAGTCCATAGACAATGCGCTCCAGAGAGTAAAGAGAAAGCTAGAGAAATATTTAGAGTCTAGAGATGAATAGATCTTAGTTTCTGACCCTAGAAGTATATTGACAATACTCTATCATAAATAGTAAAATGAGGATGGATATGAGTGGTTATCATACATAGTATATAGATTATCCAAAAACTCAAACAATATAAAATATAAATTAAATGTATAATTAAGGAGGCAGCAAAATGGCAAAGGAAAAATTCGACAGAAGTAAACCCCATGTAAACATTGGAACAATTGGACACGTAGACCATGGAAAAACAACATTAACAGCAGCAATCACAAATACATTAAACACAAGATATGGAACAGGAGCAGCAGTAGCATTCGATAAAATCGATAAAGCTCCAGAAGAAAGAGAAAGAGGAATCACAATTTCAACATCTCACGTAGAGTACGAAACACCAAACAGACACTACGCACACGTAGACTGCCCAGGTCACGCGGACTACGTAAAGAACATGATCACAGGAGCAGCACAAATGGACGGAGCAATCCTAGTATGTTCAGCAGCAGATGGTCCAATGCCACAAACAAGAGAGCATATCCTATTATCAAGACAAGTAGGTGTACCATACATCGTAGTATTCTTAAACAAATGTGATATGGTAGATGACGAAGAATTATTAGAGTTAGTAGAGATGGAAGTAAGAGATCTATTAAACGAGTATGAATTCCCAGGAGACGATACACCAATCGTAAGAGGATCAGCATTACAAGCATTAAATGATCCAGCAGGCCCATGGGGAGATAAGATCGTAGAATTATTCGAGCATATCGACACATATATTCCTGAACCAACAAGAGCAATAGACAAATCATTCCTAATGCCAGTAGAGGACGTATTCTCAATTACAGGTAGAGGAACAGTAGCAACAGGAAGAGTAGAAAGAGGAATCATCAAGGTACAAGACGAAGTTGAGTTAGTAGGACTTCAAGAAGATTCAAGAAAGATTGTAGTAACAGGAGTAGAGATGTTCAGAAAGTTATTAGACCAAGCGCAAGCAGGAGATAACGTAGGATTACTATTAAGAGGAATCCAAAGAACAGAGATCCAAAGAGGACAAGTATTATGTAAGCCAGGAACAATCAAACCACATACAAAGTTCAAGGCAGAGGTATACGTATTAAAGAAAGAAGAAGGTGGAAGACATACACCATTCTTCGATGGATACAGACCACAATTCTACTTTAGAACAACAGACGTAACAGGTGCAACAAAGTTACCAGACGGAATGGAAATGGTAATGCCAGGAGATAACGTAACAATGGAAATCGACTTAATTCACCCAATCGCAATAGAAGAAGGACTAAGATTTGCGATTCGTGAAGGTGGAAGAACAGTAGGATCCGGCGTAGTTGCTTCTATCATCGAATAATTAAATAGAAATAAAAGAACAATAAAGGGACTAGGAGCTACCTAGTCCCTTAAAAAA
Above is a genomic segment from Alkaliphilus oremlandii OhILAs containing:
- the tuf gene encoding elongation factor Tu, with translation MAKEKFDRSKPHVNIGTIGHVDHGKTTLTAAITNTLNTRYGTGAAVAFDKIDKAPEERERGITISTSHVEYETPNRHYAHVDCPGHADYVKNMITGAAQMDGAILVCSAADGPMPQTREHILLSRQVGVPYIVVFLNKCDMVDDEELLELVEMEVRDLLNEYEFPGDDTPIVRGSALQALNDPAGPWGDKIVELFEHIDTYIPEPTRAIDKSFLMPVEDVFSITGRGTVATGRVERGIIKVQDEVELVGLQEDSRKIVVTGVEMFRKLLDQAQAGDNVGLLLRGIQRTEIQRGQVLCKPGTIKPHTKFKAEVYVLKKEEGGRHTPFFDGYRPQFYFRTTDVTGATKLPDGMEMVMPGDNVTMEIDLIHPIAIEEGLRFAIREGGRTVGSGVVASIIE
- a CDS encoding NYN domain-containing protein, which gives rise to MKEYLILDGYNVINSWPELERLMSQSLEVARTDLIGKMAEYRAYKGINVIIVFDAYLVKGSNRSNEKLQGVEIVFTKEKETADAYIERLITQLSSNRNRVSVVTNDWVEQQMVLGGGATRVSVREMVLEFDQIKNKIHKKIESTKKQKETLSDRIDPAILEKLEKIRRKL
- the rlmB gene encoding 23S rRNA (guanosine(2251)-2'-O)-methyltransferase RlmB, producing MSMDNIAGRNPVMEALKSGREIDKILIAKGTEGGSLIKIIGKAKDRGIPIQYVERQKLNEMSSSDVHQGIIATVAAYEYCEVEDILENAKSKGRDPFLLILDEIMDPHNLGSMMRTADAVGVDGIIIPKRRSVGLTSTVAKSSAGAIEYVPVAKVSNIAQTIDKIKDMGIWVAGADMSGSKEHYNMDLKGPLALVIGNEGEGISRLIKEKCDFLIKLPMVGQVSSLNASVAAAVLMYEVFRQRSHSDIQK
- the sigH gene encoding RNA polymerase sporulation sigma factor SigH yields the protein MSVGIAKDTAENYEVLDEVMVEIAKEGDLEALEYLIKKYKNFVRAKARSYFLIGADREDIVQEGMIGLYKAIRDFKPDKLSSFRAFAELCITRQIITAIKTATRQKHIPLNSYVSLNKPIYDEESDRTLLDVISGQKVTDPEELVVSREELGHIEDKIGEILSDLELKVLMLYLEGRSYQEIAGDLERHVKSIDNALQRVKRKLEKYLESRDE
- a CDS encoding Mini-ribonuclease 3 — encoded protein: MDEFIKKMQDHTKVKSEAEARMMAPLVLAYIGDALYEVFIRNYLINEMTVSVNQYHKRATHYVRAKAQSHVVHALESELSEPEWTIVKRGRNQKSATVPKNADLTEYKYATGFEALLGYLFYIGQYDRLHYLMSKAVALINHDLGDQNG
- the thyX gene encoding FAD-dependent thymidylate synthase, which gives rise to MKVSLITYTPEPEKLVAGAAKLCYSPSGINELMSNLEEGNVEKFIAMLAIMGHESPFEHINFTFGIEGVSRSLTHQLVRHRIGSSYSQKSQRYVNEGGFEYIIPPQIGGIPEAKALYIKTMENDQLAYDELTNILFEKHYKDYLDKGKNEKAAKSAAEKQAIEDARYVLPNSCETKIVVTMNARALFNFFRKRCCNRAQWEIRDLAIEMMKLVVDVAPNVFKIAGPGCVTGKCPEGNMSCGEMEAVREKFKSISNR
- the cysS gene encoding cysteine--tRNA ligase, whose protein sequence is MKLYNTLTRKKEEFIPLEEGKVRMYACGPTVYNYFHIGNARTFMVFDALRRYLIYRGYDVTFVQNFTDVDDKIIRRANEEGVAPEEISERFIKEYFYDAGTLGIEKADIHPKVTENMAEIIAFVAKLVEKGHAYESNGDVYFDVSKYEEYGKLSKQSLEDLQAGARIEINEYKKNPLDFALWKSAKAGEPSWESPWGNGRPGWHIECSAMAKRYLGETIDIHGGGGDLVFPHHENEIAQSEACSGKKFANYWLHVGYLNVDNKKMSKSLNNFFTPREISEEFDLENLRFFMLSAHYRNPINFSRDLLEAAKNGLDRLYTGKNNLEYLLENAAEREVSEEEKNFIHGLQSFKNQFIDAVDDDFNTADGIAVIFDLVREINSHISEKNSKKAVEASYDLLMELTGVLGLLKREAEDLEEEIERLIAERQQARKDKNFALSDKIRDDLKEKGIVLEDTAQGVKWRKL